The DNA window GCATAACCATGAACCGTCACTAATtcgtactattaataacattgagCTTAAACTTTTAAGTTCGACGGATTACGATAACGAGCTGGTGTGATATCTCCGTAACCGATTCCCCTACGTTTAGTCGGAAACATGATGAACAAAAAGCTACCAAATAAACCCGCTCCTAACGGTAAATTAGTGATCAATTGTTTCTCATTAGGTCCTGCTTTAGTGAAGAAACAATTTTGAACATCAGACCCACTCAGAGCAAAAACCAAGAACACAATTAGCGACGAAAATGCATGAATAAAATCTATCAAACTGATTCTGAAATTCTCCATCTTAATCTTATCTTCTTTCAATTCTTCTTCTCCGCATCCGTCGCTAGAATCGCAATCGTTAAACACATACAAGCCTTTGAAGGTGGCAATACCGTAGTAAAGCTTGTCGTCGTTGCCGACGAAGCTGTCGGTGAAGGAGGAGAAAAAGCAAGCTAATGAACATATTATTATTAAGGTTAGGGTTAGGTATCTGTTTGCTGTAACACAATCGCCGTTgtttgaaaaagaagaagataggGTTTCGAATACGAGAACTGTTCCTGTTGGTAGAAGGTTTGCTAGATTTGCTGCGCTAGTTGCTAGGGTTTTTCTTGTTACCGATGACGGTGGTGCTGGCGGCGGTAATGAcaatggtggtggtggtgaggGTGTGGATTGTGGTGGCATGAGATTTTGGTTAGCCATGGATGGATTCATAATGAATAATGCTTGATTGTCAAATTAGGGTTCATGGCTCTTAGTTTATATAGGCAACTTGCAAGGCAAGCAAGGTCCGTACATAGAAAGAGTTGGGCAAGAAATTAAATAATGGGTAGTGATATTGCATGGGTATGAGTAGCGTCGGGGTATTCTATAATTGGCCGACTTTGTTTACtacaagaaataaaaaaatatgataggAATGGAGtgctaaaaaattatttctctgTAATCAGTATTTCGAGTtcgaattttaaatataaaataattttaaatcttttattatagatttttttttattttgatggtTTTATTTGCTTCGGTCTGAATTAATTGAGACAGTAAAAAGCCCAGGACATAGGATGGTACCTTGtaccaaaagaaaagaaatactATAGATAAAGATCAGATCATCAGACTTCAGAGTAATTGGTTTTTgtgataaattattaaaaagaaacGCATTAAATGTTTAATTGCTTATTCATATGTCtatctttaatttaattaatagttgGAGAAAAAATGTGAATTAGTGGTAACTTGCATGACAGTATTACTCTTATTACAAACCgccatgattttttttaaataatgaatatttcatatggaaaaataaaagtataatttaccaaaaattctataaaaaatacattcaacagaactttaattaatttatatttattcttcAATTTGTTGGTAgctttttttaaatatgtgcTATTCAGTACGTAACCGTGTTCAAATTTTGTTTATGTAGCTATAAACTTTTAAGAGCTCATTGAAATAAACTTTTAAGAGCTCATTGAAATAAACTTTTAAGAGCTCATTTTT is part of the Mercurialis annua linkage group LG3, ddMerAnnu1.2, whole genome shotgun sequence genome and encodes:
- the LOC126674389 gene encoding protein DMP10 — protein: MNPSMANQNLMPPQSTPSPPPPLSLPPPAPPSSVTRKTLATSAANLANLLPTGTVLVFETLSSSFSNNGDCVTANRYLTLTLIIICSLACFFSSFTDSFVGNDDKLYYGIATFKGLYVFNDCDSSDGCGEEELKEDKIKMENFRISLIDFIHAFSSLIVFLVFALSGSDVQNCFFTKAGPNEKQLITNLPLGAGLFGSFLFIMFPTKRRGIGYGDITPARYRNPSNLKV